The Pyrus communis chromosome 9, drPyrComm1.1, whole genome shotgun sequence genome has a segment encoding these proteins:
- the LOC137745446 gene encoding aspartyl protease family protein 2-like: protein MSALASTSSHPLSARKSFFGVFYVELLVGTPPVKLNLVVDTASSPMWVQSAHCTDCFPVSSVHFDPNRSMTFQFMPFDHPICVPIWLHPSGNFCSYESEYAANQVTIGTFGLDTLTTVTTSSTADQPTQIQGVAFGCCVINRIDLPCDAGHPNEISGILGLGIDHPTSFLLQLSSITLKRFSYCIPYKVGAVSSLRFGEDAQLTGSDIQTTPLLESSSDFYYINMTGISLNGSRLPTDPRMFKAWGNSGVVVDTGTEYSLFASKHGRRVEAKKRRGLKFVAPEVIFHLDRAGLNLNEATTLRADEDLQEFCMMMAEISGAPNILGAFQQYNNRFLIDVPKSKFSFTAEMC, encoded by the exons ATGTCTGCATTAGCCAGCACTAGCAGCCATCCTTTGAGTGCCAGAAAGTCATTTTTCGGCGTATTTTACGTCGAGCTCCTAGTCGGAACCCCACCGGTCAAATTGAACTTGGTGGTCGACACTGCGAGCAGTCCTATGTGGGTCCAGTCTGCCCACTGCACGGACTGTTTTCCGGTATCCTCCGTACATTTTGATCCCAACAGGTCCATGACTTTCCAATTCATGCCTTTCGACCACCCGATCTGTGTCCCTATCTGGCTCCATCCGTCAGGGAACTTCTGCTCGTACGAGAGTGAGTATGCCGCTAACCAGGTTACAATCGGCACCTTCGGTCTGGACACGTTGACGACCGTCACTACTTCAAGTACTGCTGATCAACCAACTCAAATTCAGGGCGTTGCTTTTGGATGCTGTGTAATCAACCGCATTGATCTTCCTTGCGACGCGGGTCATCCCAACGAGATATCCGGAATATTAGGACTAGGGATAGACCATCCCACCAGTTTCTTGCTCCAACTGAGTTCGATAACCCTTAAAAGATTCTCTTACTGCATCCCGTACAAGGTCGGAGCCGTGTCCTCATTACGCTTCGGTGAAGACGCACAACTTACGGGCTCGGACATTCAAACCACTCCGCTTCTGGAATCCTCCTCTGACTTCTACTACATAAACATGACGGGGATTAGTTTAAATGGATCTCGTCTCCCAACAGACCCCAGAATGTTTAAGGCGTGGGGTAATAGTGGGGTGGTCGTCGATACTGGCACAGAATATTCTCTCTTTGCTTCCAAG CATGGTAGACGTGTTGAGGCAAAGAAGCGCAGAGGGTTAAAGTTTGTTGCTCCAGAAGTGATCTTCCACCTGGATAGAGCCGGCCTCAATCTCAACGAGGCCACTACTTTGAGAGCTGATGAGGACTTGCAGGAGTTCTGCATGATGATGGCGGAGATATCGGGAGCACCAAACATTTTGGGAGCATTCCAACAGTACAATAATAGGTTTCTAATTGATGTTCCGAAATCTAAATTTTCGTTCACCGCAGAAATgtgttaa